In Sandaracinaceae bacterium, one DNA window encodes the following:
- a CDS encoding polysaccharide deacetylase family protein: protein MGFGKPRGGVAAVSVDLDEVPCYAAIHGLLGSADPDARARLEASQRAIYTRALPRLVRLFEEEGLRATFFVIGRDVATGDNAQRLRGLVEAGHELGNHTFQHLYDFSRGAPAEVEADIADAHAAITQATGFAPHGFRAPGYTLSDLVVEKLVKLGYRYDSSVFPCPAYYSAKALAMGAMRVRGRQSRSVLDDPRVLLASADPYRVARPYRRRGHGLLELPIGVTSRLSGQLPYIGTSLVLGGPTVARALSRAMLGRPLINLELHGIDLADAEADGLEWLLPHQPDLRAPLAQKEAALRAAIREVRAMGYPWVRLDDAADQFAART from the coding sequence ATGGGCTTCGGGAAGCCGCGCGGCGGGGTGGCTGCCGTGAGCGTGGACCTCGACGAGGTGCCTTGCTACGCGGCCATCCACGGCCTGCTGGGCAGCGCTGACCCAGACGCGCGCGCGCGGCTCGAGGCATCGCAGCGCGCCATCTACACGCGCGCCCTGCCCCGCCTGGTGCGCCTGTTCGAGGAGGAGGGGCTGCGCGCCACGTTCTTCGTCATCGGGCGGGACGTGGCCACGGGGGACAACGCTCAGCGGTTGCGTGGGCTGGTGGAGGCGGGCCACGAGCTGGGCAACCACACGTTCCAGCACCTCTACGACTTCTCGCGTGGGGCGCCGGCCGAGGTGGAGGCCGACATCGCCGACGCGCACGCCGCCATCACACAGGCCACGGGCTTTGCACCACACGGCTTTCGGGCCCCGGGCTACACGCTGAGCGACCTGGTGGTGGAGAAGCTGGTGAAGCTGGGCTACCGCTACGACTCGAGCGTGTTCCCCTGCCCGGCCTACTACAGCGCCAAGGCCCTGGCCATGGGCGCCATGCGCGTGCGCGGGCGGCAGAGCCGCAGCGTGCTGGACGACCCGCGCGTGCTGCTGGCGTCGGCCGACCCGTACCGCGTGGCGCGTCCGTATCGCCGCCGGGGGCACGGGCTCTTGGAGCTGCCCATCGGGGTGACCAGCCGCCTGAGCGGGCAGCTGCCGTACATCGGGACCAGCCTGGTGCTGGGCGGGCCCACGGTGGCCCGAGCGCTCTCGCGCGCCATGCTGGGCCGGCCGCTCATCAACCTGGAGCTGCACGGCATCGACCTCGCCGACGCCGAGGCCGACGGGCTCGAGTGGCTGCTGCCGCACCAGCCGGACCTGCGCGCGCCGCTGGCGCAGAAAGAGGCCGCGCTGCGGGCGGCCATCCGAGAGGTGCGAGCCATGGGCTACCCGTGGGTGCGCCTCGACGACGCCGCCGACCAGTTCGCCGCGCGCACCTGA
- a CDS encoding glycosyltransferase: MTTAPTPRVSIIIPVYNEEAILQTAVVDLIDRLREFDWTYELCLAENGSTDRTVAVGEELAKRFPQVSIASVGAPNYGLALRRGILAARGEFVICDEIDLCDTDFYRRALEALETGQADFVVGSKVMAGASDERPLFRRLGTVVINGMLRVALGFRGTDTHGLKAFRRASVVDVANACLVDKDLFASELVIRAERGGVRMLEIPVRVLEKRPPSIGLSRRVPNVLKNLARLFIAIRIRG; the protein is encoded by the coding sequence ATGACGACCGCTCCGACCCCTCGCGTCTCCATCATCATCCCGGTCTACAACGAAGAGGCCATCCTGCAGACCGCGGTGGTGGACCTGATCGACCGCCTGCGTGAGTTCGACTGGACCTACGAGCTGTGCCTCGCCGAGAACGGCAGCACCGACCGCACCGTGGCCGTGGGCGAAGAGCTGGCCAAGCGCTTCCCCCAAGTGAGCATCGCCAGCGTGGGGGCCCCCAACTACGGCCTCGCCCTGCGGCGCGGCATCCTCGCGGCGCGCGGCGAGTTCGTGATCTGCGACGAGATCGACCTGTGCGACACGGACTTCTACCGGCGCGCGCTCGAGGCCCTCGAGACGGGCCAGGCGGACTTCGTGGTGGGCAGCAAGGTCATGGCCGGCGCCAGCGACGAGCGTCCGCTGTTCCGCCGGCTGGGCACCGTGGTCATCAACGGCATGCTGCGCGTGGCGCTGGGCTTCCGCGGCACGGACACGCACGGCCTCAAGGCGTTTCGCCGGGCGTCCGTGGTGGACGTCGCCAACGCCTGCTTGGTGGACAAGGACCTCTTCGCCAGCGAGCTGGTCATCCGCGCGGAGCGGGGCGGCGTGCGCATGCTGGAGATCCCGGTGCGCGTGCTCGAGAAGCGCCCGCCCAGCATCGGGCTGTCGCGTCGTGTGCCCAACGTGCTCAAGAACCTGGCGCGCCTGTTCATCGCCATCCGCATCCGGGGCTGA